The nucleotide sequence ACCGCGCGGACCGCGACCTGCGCCTGCGACTGGTACCTCGAACTCGACTGGTCGTCGCAGGGCCGCACCGGGACCGTCCGGGTCGACGACCACGGCCGCCCCTTCCGTACGAGCGGCATCGAAGGCCTGCCCCGCTACTGGTACGGCAACGTCGACGGCGCCCGCCGGTGGGTCCCCACCGGCTGACACCGCCGGCTGAGCCGCGTACGCGTCACCGGTCCCCTCACAACCGAGGCATGTTGCGCAGGTTGGAACGGGCCATCTGGACCATCCGGCCCACCCCGCCGTCGAGGACGATCTTCGAGGCGGAGAGCGCGAACCCGGTCACCATGTCGGCGCTGATCTTCGGCGGGATGGACAGGGCGTTGGGGTCGGTCACCACGTCCACGAGGGCCGGGCCCTTGTGCCGGAAGGCGTCCCGCAGCGCGCCCGCGAGCTGCTTGGGCTTCTCGACGCGCACGGCGTGGGCGCCACAGGCGCGGGCGACGGCGGCGAAGTCGGGGTTCTTGTTGGTCGTCCCGTACGAGGGCAGACCGGCGACCAGCATCTCCAACTCGACCATTCCCAGGGACGAGTTGTTGAAGAGCACCACCTTGACCGGCAGGTCGTACTGCACCAGCGTGAGGAAGTCGCCCATCAGCATGGTGAAGCCGCCGTCCCCCGACATCGACACGACCTGGCGGCGGCGGTCGGTGAACTGGGCGCCGATCGCCATGGGCAGCGCGTTCGCCATGGAACCGTGGGAGAAGGAACCGATCACGCGGCGCCGCCCGTTGGGGGTCAGATAGCGGGCCGCCCAGACGTTGCACATACCGGTGTCGACGGTGAACACCGCGTCCTCGTCGGCGAGTTCGTCGAGGACGGCGGCGACGTACTCGGGATGGATCGGCACGTGCTTGTCCACCTTGCGGGTGTACGCCTTCACCACCCCTTCCAGCGCGGCGGCGTGCTTCTTCAGCATGCGGTCGAGGAAGCGCCGGTTCTCCTTGGCCCGCACCCGCGGGATGAGACAGCGCAGGGTCTCGCGCACGTCGCCCCAGACCGCGAGGTCCAGTTTCGAGCGCCGGCCGAGGTGTTCGGGCCGCACGTCGACCTGGGCGATCCGCACGTCGTCGGGGAGGAAGGCGTTGTAGGGGAAGTCGGTTCCCAGCAGGATCAGCAGGTCGCACTCGTGCGTGGCCTCGTAGGCGGCCCCGTAGCCGAGCAGGCCGCTCATGCCGACGTCGTAGGGGTTGTCGTACTGGATGTGCTCCTTGCCGCGCAGGGCGTGGCCCACCGGGGACTTGATCTTCCCGGCGAACTCCATGACCTCCGCGTGCGCGCCCGCGGTACCGCTGCCGCAGAAGAGGGTGACCTTGTCGGACGCGTCGATCATCGCGACCAGCGCGTCGATCTCGGCGTCGCCAGGGCGCACGGTGGGCCGGGCGGTGACGAGCGCGGTCTCGACGGCCTTCTCGGGGGCGGGCTGGTCGGCGATGTCCCCGGGCAGTGAGACGACGCTGACACCGCCGCGCCCGACCGCGTTCTGGATGGCGGTGTGCAGCAGCCGGGGCATCTGTTTCGGGCTGGAGACGAGTTCGCTGTAGTGGCTGCACTCACGGAACAGCTGGTCGGGGTGGGTCTCCTGGAAGTAGCCGAGACCGATCTCGGCGGACGGGATGTGCGAGGCGAGGGCCAGCACGGGGGCCATGGAGCGGTGGGCGTCGTAGAGCCCGTTGATGAGGTGGAGGTTGCCGGGACCGCAGGAGCCGGCGCAGGCCGCGAGCCGCCCGGTGATCTGGGCCTCGGCGCCCGCGGCGAAGGCGGCCGTCTCCTCGTGGCGGACGTGGATCCAGTCGATCGCGGGGTTGCGCCGCACCGCGTCCACGACGGGGTTGAGGCTGTCCCCCACGACGCCGTAGAGGTGCTTCACCCCCGCGCGGGCGAGGATGTCCACGAACTGTTCGGCGACGTTCTGCTTGGCCATGGATCGACGCACCCCTTCGGTCTCCTCGGGTCCCCCCTCCACAGTGACCGCGGCGACCCGCTCACGCCTCCCAGACGGCGGCGGCCGTACGGTCGTCGGCGTAGCCCTTCACCCGTACCTGGGTGTCGGCGAGGAACGCCGCGAGTCCGGGCGGCGCGGGGTCCGACCAGCGCGCGGACAGGTGGGCCGACAGGTCGGGCTCGCCGCGCAGCGGTTCGGCCAGGCCGGTGCTGCACATCAGGAGCGTGTCACCCGGCCGGGCTACGGAGGCGCGGAAGCGGAAGGGTTCGCGGGGCGGTCCGGGGTCCGGGTCGTAGGGGTTCGGCGGGGTCGTGATGCCCAGGTC is from Streptomyces asoensis and encodes:
- a CDS encoding pyruvate dehydrogenase — translated: MAKQNVAEQFVDILARAGVKHLYGVVGDSLNPVVDAVRRNPAIDWIHVRHEETAAFAAGAEAQITGRLAACAGSCGPGNLHLINGLYDAHRSMAPVLALASHIPSAEIGLGYFQETHPDQLFRECSHYSELVSSPKQMPRLLHTAIQNAVGRGGVSVVSLPGDIADQPAPEKAVETALVTARPTVRPGDAEIDALVAMIDASDKVTLFCGSGTAGAHAEVMEFAGKIKSPVGHALRGKEHIQYDNPYDVGMSGLLGYGAAYEATHECDLLILLGTDFPYNAFLPDDVRIAQVDVRPEHLGRRSKLDLAVWGDVRETLRCLIPRVRAKENRRFLDRMLKKHAAALEGVVKAYTRKVDKHVPIHPEYVAAVLDELADEDAVFTVDTGMCNVWAARYLTPNGRRRVIGSFSHGSMANALPMAIGAQFTDRRRQVVSMSGDGGFTMLMGDFLTLVQYDLPVKVVLFNNSSLGMVELEMLVAGLPSYGTTNKNPDFAAVARACGAHAVRVEKPKQLAGALRDAFRHKGPALVDVVTDPNALSIPPKISADMVTGFALSASKIVLDGGVGRMVQMARSNLRNMPRL